The following proteins are encoded in a genomic region of Amphiura filiformis chromosome 11, Afil_fr2py, whole genome shotgun sequence:
- the LOC140164292 gene encoding plancitoxin-1-like isoform X2, translating to MDEHTNSDMAFQKSKVSLMDGKQAIGYTLQQVYGNQKSKKVGYGMYNDQPPPEKKSTKKSGHTKGVVGFDSTGGFWLVHSVPHFPSHANDGYGWPTNANRYGQTFLCISVSFQQFEQIGRQLRYNCPHFYDIHMPAEFPVKLPSLHSALLGVCDDTSPHYNIATLTATNGQNFVSFAKSKSFSEDLYRLVAKEYHYSLYTETWQRGNDNKIASYCNYPKVINIKNVQVGKYKFSSAQDHSKWAVTAGDARKPPSQQAVCIGDINREKTQLKRAGGTVCMDKVLNVWRAFREAILGAEICTNSENKQKIEKKTRDL from the exons ATGGATGAACATACCAATTCAGACATGGCATTTCAGAAGTCGAAGGTATCACTCATGGATGGCAAGCAGGCTATTGGGTACACTCTACAACAGGTGTATGGAAATCAGAAGAGTAAG AAAGTAGGATATGGTATGTACAATGACCAACCGCCACCTGAAAAAAAGAGTACGAAAAAAAGTGGCCATACTAAAG GTGTAGTCGGATTTGACTCTACTGGAGGCTTTTGGTTGGTTCACAGTGTGCCTCACTTTCCAAGCCATGCTAATGATGGCTATGGGTGGCCAACAAATGCAAACCGATATGGACAGACATTTTTATGTATATCAGTCAGTTTTCAACAGTTTGAACAAATTG GACGACAGCTAAGATACAACTGTCCTCACTTCTATGATATACATATGCCAGCTGAGTTTCCAGTAAAGCTGCCAAGTCTGCATTCAGCATTACTTGGTGTGTGTGATGACACATCTCCACATTACAATATAGCTACACTTACAGCAACAAATGGGCAAAACTTTGTCAGTTTTGCCAAGTCTAAAAGTTTCAGTGAAG ATCTCTACAGACTAGTGGCTAAGGAGTACCACTATAGCCTGTACACGGAAACATGGCAGCGTGGAAATGATAACAAGATAGCATCATATTGCAATTACCCAAAG GTGATCAATATTAAAAATGTTCAAGTGGGTAAATATAAGTTTTCATCCGCTCAAGATCATTCAAAGTGGGCTGTCACTGCAGGCGATGCAAGAAAGCCACCATCTCAGCAAGCGGTATGCATAGGTGACATAAATAGAGAG AAAACTCAACTTAAAAGAGCTGGTGGAACAGTGTGTATGGATAAAGTGTTAAATGTATGGCGAGCTTTTCGTGAAGCTATTCTTGGAGCAGAAATTTGTACAAActctgaaaataaacaaaaaattgaaaaaaagaccAGGGATTTAtag